In a genomic window of Epinephelus fuscoguttatus linkage group LG23, E.fuscoguttatus.final_Chr_v1:
- the LOC125883744 gene encoding zinc finger protein 239-like isoform X12, with the protein MEEDKQNPEHRSNKVRRRQAAGSSSDSSDVEKQGGRQALKHHHCQHCDKSFSTSGYLKAHERIHTGEKLHSCDQCGKAFSSQGRLKIHQSIHTVEKPHSCDECGKTFPAPNHLTKHQRIHTGEKPYSCDQCGKAFTDATTLKVHHRVHTGEKPYSCVECGKAFRQLSHLNSHHHIHTGEKPYSCVECGKAFTQLGSLQFHQRTHTGEKLYVCDQCGTAFGTQGQVERHKRRHKGEKPYSCNQCDKAFRTRTELILHERVHTGEKPYSCVECGKAFRQLGHLNSHHRIHMGEKPYSCEECGKAFRQLSHLNHHHHIHTGEKPYSCEECGKTFASLRSLNFHQLTHIVIGMSTV; encoded by the exons ATGGAGGAGGACAAGCAGAACCCGGAGCACCGGAGCAACAAGGTCCGGAGAAGACAAGCAGCAGGCTCGTCCTCTGATAGCAGCGATGTTGAG AAACAGGGAGGAAGACAAGCACTCAAGCACCACCACTGTCAGCACTGTGACAAATCCTTCTCAACATCTGGATATTTAAAGGCCCACGAGAGAATTCACACTGGAGAGAAACTACACAGCTGTGACCAGTGTGGGAAAGCTTTCAGCAGTCAAGGTCGACtaaaaattcaccaaagtaTACACACTGTAGAGAAACCACATAGCTGTGATGAATGTGGGAAAACTTTTCCTGCACCAAATCACCTAACTAAACACCAACgaattcacacaggagagaaaccatacagTTGTGACCAATGTGGGAAAGCTTTCACTGATGCAACTACATTAAAAGTCCACCATCGTGTTCACACCGGAGAGAAACCATATAGCTGTGTGGAATGTGGGAAAGCTTTCAGACAGTTAAGCCACTTGAATAGTCATCAccacattcacacaggagagaaaccgtacAGCTGTGTGGAATGTGGGAAAGCTTTCACACAGTTGGGGTCTTTACAATTCCATCAGCGTACTCATACAGGAGAAAAACTATATGTCTGTGATCAGTGTGGGACAGCTTTCGGCACTCAAGGTCAAGTAGAAAGACATAAGCGTCGTCACAaaggagagaaaccatacagctgtAACCAATGTGATAAAGCTTTCAGAACTCGAACGGAACTAATACTCCATGAGCGtgttcacacaggagagaaaccatacagctgtGTGGAATGTGGGAAAGCTTTCAGACAATTAGGCCATTTGAATAGTCATCACCGCATTCACATGGGAGAGAAACCTTACAGCTGTGAGGAATGTGGGAAAGCTTTCAGACAATTAAGCCATTTGAATCATCATCAccacattcacacaggagagaaaccatacagctgtGAGGAATGTGGGAAAACTTTCGCATCGTTAAGGTCTTTAAATTTCCATCAGCTTACTCATATTGTGATCGGTATGAGTACAGTATGA
- the LOC125883744 gene encoding zinc finger protein 239-like isoform X9, with translation MEEDKQNPEHRSNKVRRRQAAGSSSDSSDVEKQGGRQALKHHHCQHCDKSFSTSGYLKAHERIHTGEKLHSCDQCGKAFSSQGRLKIHQSIHTVEKPHSCDECGKTFPAPNHLTKHQRIHTGEKPYSCDQCGKAFTDATTLKVHHRVHTGEKPYSCVECGKAFRQLSHLNSHHHIHTGEKPYSCVECGKAFTQLGSLQFHQRTHTGEKLYVCDQCGTAFGTQGQVERHKRRHKGEKPYSCNQCDKAFRTRTELILHERVHTGEKPYSCVECGKAFRQLGHLNSHHRIHMGEKPYSCEECGKAFRQLSHLNHHHHIHTGEKPYSCEECGKTFASLRSLNFHQLTHIVIGMSTV, from the coding sequence AAACAGGGAGGAAGACAAGCACTCAAGCACCACCACTGTCAGCACTGTGACAAATCCTTCTCAACATCTGGATATTTAAAGGCCCACGAGAGAATTCACACTGGAGAGAAACTACACAGCTGTGACCAGTGTGGGAAAGCTTTCAGCAGTCAAGGTCGACtaaaaattcaccaaagtaTACACACTGTAGAGAAACCACATAGCTGTGATGAATGTGGGAAAACTTTTCCTGCACCAAATCACCTAACTAAACACCAACgaattcacacaggagagaaaccatacagTTGTGACCAATGTGGGAAAGCTTTCACTGATGCAACTACATTAAAAGTCCACCATCGTGTTCACACCGGAGAGAAACCATATAGCTGTGTGGAATGTGGGAAAGCTTTCAGACAGTTAAGCCACTTGAATAGTCATCAccacattcacacaggagagaaaccgtacAGCTGTGTGGAATGTGGGAAAGCTTTCACACAGTTGGGGTCTTTACAATTCCATCAGCGTACTCATACAGGAGAAAAACTATATGTCTGTGATCAGTGTGGGACAGCTTTCGGCACTCAAGGTCAAGTAGAAAGACATAAGCGTCGTCACAaaggagagaaaccatacagctgtAACCAATGTGATAAAGCTTTCAGAACTCGAACGGAACTAATACTCCATGAGCGtgttcacacaggagagaaaccatacagctgtGTGGAATGTGGGAAAGCTTTCAGACAATTAGGCCATTTGAATAGTCATCACCGCATTCACATGGGAGAGAAACCTTACAGCTGTGAGGAATGTGGGAAAGCTTTCAGACAATTAAGCCATTTGAATCATCATCAccacattcacacaggagagaaaccatacagctgtGAGGAATGTGGGAAAACTTTCGCATCGTTAAGGTCTTTAAATTTCCATCAGCTTACTCATATTGTGATCGGTATGAGTACAGTATGA